From Epinephelus lanceolatus isolate andai-2023 chromosome 5, ASM4190304v1, whole genome shotgun sequence, the proteins below share one genomic window:
- the LOC144463446 gene encoding DNA polymerase III PolC-type-like produces the protein MSNIVFFDLETTGLDPGCHIIQLSAVCGEREFNAYILPRRPISPRATELTGLTQSRGTLYRHWTPLDTVFLYDALKDFIDFLRYCRPRRCKRPHRRPVLLAAHNAKEFDAPILARVLQKCSLWEDFQQVVSGFVDTLLLSRNLYDLHSYSLKSLAKHFLHRYYDAHDGLEDARILQELFDVWDPDREDIWEVTFPTSEF, from the exons ATGTCGAACATTGTTTTCTTTGACCTGGAGACCACTGGATTAG ATCCAGGGTGTCATATCATCCAGTTGTCAGCCGTCTGTGGAGAGAGAGAATTTAACGCCTACATCCTGCCCCGTCGCCCCATCTCTCCAAGAGCCACAGAGCTGACAGGCCTTACCCAGAGCAGAGGCACACTGTATCGCCACTGGACTCCTCTGGACACTGTCTTTCTTTATGATGCTCTCAAGGACTTCATTGACTTTCTGAGATACTGCCGCCCCCGACGCTGCAAACGCCCGCACCGCCGCCCTGTTCTGCTGGCAGCCCACAATGCAAAGGAGTTTGATGCACCCATACTCGCCAGAGTGTTGCAAAAGTGCTCTCTCTGGGAGGACTTCCAGCAGGTGGTGTCTGGGTTTGTGGACACCTTGCTGCTAAGCAGGAACCTCTACGATCTGCACAGTTATTCTCTGAAGTCTCTGGCTAAGCACTTCTTGCACAGATACTATGACGCCCATGATGGATTGGAGGATGCCAGAATATTGCAGGAGCTGTTCGACGTTTGGGATCCCGACAGAGAGGACATCTGGGAAGTTACCTTCCCGACCagtgaattttaa